GATGGCTTCATGGTGATATATAATTGTAAGGGGATTCGATATTAATCTGCAGCTGGGTACGGTCTCATCACCATGTATACAAAGTGTGGCACTGTTTGAGAGGATGCTAGTGAAGACTGGACTTGGGACCGTGGTGAACAAAACTTCGATCGAACCCAATTATGCTAAGCCGATGCAGTAGTGTGGAGAATATTGTTGAGCGCATCCAAATTACATTGCTCTAAACATAAGGCTGATATTGTAGAGGATGTGAAGAGTACATGTTCTCAGAGGCCCACTCATGGGAGGAAGCTGCTGAAGTGCAGAGGATGATGAGAGAGGAAGACTTGAAGAATGTGCCTGCAGAAAGCTGTGTCAAAGTTGGAGTGGATCtgtttattcatatatatgaagCATTAGATTATTGCATTTGAACATCAAAATGGTTGACTATATGGATACAAATACTTTTACAAAATGAATCATTTATAAGTATAACTTGGTACATTGCTATGCAGCTCAATCAAGCTGCAAGTCTCTGATGACCCTGTTACTACTCTCTAATAATGAATATATCTCATTTGAAAGAGGATGGGACCTATCCCCTGAAACAAATATGTGAACATTGTCATGCATCTCTATCCAACTATAACCAGGCTGTTTTAAAACCCTATGTTTATCCATCATTTCCCTCAGTTTAATAGCATCATCCCACCTCCCCTCATCTGCATGCATGTTGTACAGGAGTACATATGGAGCAGAGCTCTCTGGTTCAATCTCCACCAAGGCCTTTGCAGCTACCTGAGCCAATTCCACATTATTGTGAACCCTACAAGCACCAAGCAAGGCTCCCCATACCGCCTTATCTGGTGGGACGGTCATGTTATTGATCACTTGGACCGCATCTTCAAGCTGCCCGTGCCGGCCAATGAGGTCAACAAGTGAAGCATAATGTTCGACTCTTGGCCAATATCGAACTCATGAACCATGGAATCAAATTCCCTCTTCCCTCATCCACTAATCCTGCATGGCCACAAGCATTCAACACAGCCGTAAATGTTATATGGGTTGGCCTTGTCTTCCTCCTCTTCATATCTTCAAAGAGCTCAAGAGCCTCGCTTGCAAGCCCATGCTGTGCATAGCCTCCAATCATTGCATTCCATGAGACAACATCTCGCTGCATTTCCATTCCATCAAAAATAGCCTTTGCATCCATCAGTTTCCCACACCGTGCATACATTGTAATGAGGGCATTATTTATCGGAATGTCTGCTACTATTGTCTTAGTAATAAGCTGGTGGACTTGAGTCCCTAAATGCAGTGTGGCAAGCCCAGCACAAGCACTAAGCACCGAAGACACGGTATGCCGGTCCGGTTTTTCTCCAACCACTCGCATCTTCGAGAACAACTCAATGGCTCCTTCATAGTCTCCATTTTGCTCATATCCTGCTATCATTGTATTCCAAGAAACAGTGCTCTTTTGAGGCATCCTATCGAAAACTTCTCGTGCTTGTTCGACCTCACCTTTCTGAGTAAACCCACATATCATCAAATTCCATGACCTGGCATCTGGATCTGGCAATTCTTGAAAGAGTGATCGTGCCTCTTTCATCTCCTGTGCTTGCACGTACCCTGTGATCATCGTGTTCCATGAGAACAAGTCTCTTTCAGGCATTTCATCAAAGAGAGCTCTTGCCGAACAAAGATCCCCAGCTTTCACATAACACATGATCATAGAATTCCATGACACCACATTCCGCACGAAACATTTGAGGCAGCGACGTGTTTTCTTTATTTCCtcacctccttttctttcttgatAAGGTTGGTAAggaatcaaatcaaatagtcttcGAGCTTCCTCAACCTTTCCTCTTTGGCCATAGCCAGCAATCATAGTGTTATATGCATCAACAGCCCCTTCGATCTTGTTAATTGTCCCACTCTGAATGAGAATTTCTTCAGCCTCTTCAAGTCTGCCATTCCGAATGAGACCTGACACTAGAGCATTCAAGGATGCTGCATCTCGAACTGGCATCCTCTCAAACAACTCAGTTGCCCTTCTAACATCGCCAACTCCAAGAAAGCCAGTGATCATAGTGTTCCAGGAGATAACATTCTTCTCCGGCATTGTATCAAAGAGGTGCATCGCCTCATCCATCCTCCCATTCCTCGCATACCCACTGATCATGGTGTTCCACGACACAGTATCCTTTAGTGGCATCTGATCAAACAGGCGGCGTCCCTCCTTGAGCTCCCCACCATCCCTGGAGAGGGCATAACCAGAGAGCATGGAGTTGTAGGATACAACATCTCTTTGTGGCATTTCATCGAAGAGCCTCCGGGCAAGGGCAAGCTCACGGTGGCGGACATAGCCACCAAGCATGGAGTTCCAGGTGATGACATTGCGGTGGAGGAGGGCATCAAAGAACTGCTGTGCCTCATGGAGGCGGCCGCTCTGGATGAGCTTGGAGAGGGCCTGGTTCTGCCGACGGAGGAGGATGGGGTTGTTGTCGGAGCGAGCGGTGGCAATAGCACAGCGGGCGGCAAAGTGCATCCATCTCCTCATGCTATTTTCGTTCTATTCACTTTTCTTTGGATTTTGGGAAAGGTTTGAGAAAGAAAGGCATTTACATCATTTAGAATTGCATGGCTAATGGTGCAAAGGATGATATTGGATCAGCCAAGTAACCATATAAGCAATAGAGGCAAGACCTGTATCTATAACTTCCATGTCAATTTTTGGTTCCATCTTTCTCAATTTCTTCGAATACCTTATTATACAAAATTAGACATAACAACACCTGCATATATAAAAAATCAAGATGagaattgttaggatttgacgcctcgagattcagcccacgttgagcccacagcgaggttcgcggcaaaaaacggagtccaacgagaccaagatcacctgaatcggaacTCGGATGGAAAACATACGAGCTTttaaagtcggcacgagaatcgaggcggcagaggaccgccggcgggcgACAGCGGTGCGGTCGCAGGcgcggcgcgcgggatgcgcgacccaggcccgtggcccaggcgggcacgcggcccagcggggcgcgcggcccaggcgcgtgcagacccgcgcgcgggcctgggccgcgcctgcccaGGCCCTGCCggccctgctggccccttgccccgatccaccgtggaccggacgATCCACggtggggcctgtggaccgcgtgggtgtttcccacgcatttctcgcggtccacggtactattccgtggaccggagtgcgatcggagggcccaagtgattttcggtgacgatccgacggttcaggaggctgATTTGGTTTGTTtatgactcttaaacctaatctaattaggtttaaactctgtttaaccctttaaaaggtcctgtgacgaacagaggaaAGGTGGTTCGGGTTTCTCGCCGAAGCCCGTacaaacccgagaagagagagagaggcgagagcgttgagagagaaggagtaggaggctcctggacagcgatcgtcaggcacttcaggggttcagagggtcttcaaaagagagagagcttttgtgaggggaacttcaggtgagagagaattgggtgtacaagggttgagggtgaggtcttctcttgtaaaattttctttttcatagtgaagtttgcatgccctgtggaggcgagtccttttgtggctgatccacgtattttgattactttttcttttgttttgtttcttctttcttcctgctgcatcgcgtggtactgaaaagatcttgggaggtagtgtcctggctagacatccacccaacaagtggtatcagagcaaggtggttaaaggacgcagattgcagtggtggtgagcaagagtgaagatggagaaaacaggaacaatcaagatggagatcaacaagttcgatggtaagagcaatttctccttgtggcaggcaagggtgaaggacgtgctcatccaacaggggttaatcgatgctctcttgtgcgatgagaagccgaccaccatggagatgCAAGATTGGAAacagctacagatgcaggtggtgagtaccatccgtatgtacctgacggatgaggtggtgatccatgtgctgagcgagacttccccgacggtgctgtggtcgaagctcgaggagttgtacatggcgaagtctctcaccaacactcttttcttttggaggcagttttaccaactgcggatgactgagggacagagcgtgcaggagcatttgagtcacttccagaagatcctcaccgaccttctcagcgttggcgagaacgttgaggagaagatcatggcgctggttttgctggcgtcgcttcccccttcgtacgagtccttggtgactgctcttctagtgggaaagagcactatcaagatggacgaggtcaccgcggcgatactccagaatgaggttctcaggagggagaacccagcttcgagctcaggtgacggtagctcagctttggtggcttctggaggagcaggaggcggtagacggagcgataggagatcgcaacgagggcgatccaactccaggagggacttgagcaaaaccaggtgttaccggtgtgaggagttggggcatctagccagagattgccctcaactgaaaaatcggacggtggctgctgtagcgacgaccggcagcgattcagatggagatgtcctggagatatctgacgaggtatctacttcttcccagcagtggatattagattctgcatgcccctatcatgtgtgttgcagaaaggagcagtttgactccctggagaacagtgagagcactgtatatctgccggatggatcgagctgtgcgatcagaggcattgggatggtcagctggaggacacatgacggtgcagtgaggagattggggaaggtccgatacatatccgatttcaggcggaatcttatctcacttagcaaactggattcgagaggctacaggacggtagctggtggaggaatcctgagagtgctacacggcgataggattgtgctggaggggaagaaggggagtagaggatattattacctggcagggagcccagtgcgaggtggagctccaggaggcagatcgggcacgagataggagactcgggaggacgagaggcgacgtcgcaaggtgagattcctattgccgcaggatgatgccccgagcaggtctcaggttagaaggagcacagcatacgacggagatgggatcgagcagcctggctcgactcccatgtttgcccatccatgatcagcaggcgattatcccagggcatgggggcgcggagatccagaagctctcgaagtttgaaggaggccgaatatcgagtcgaggtggagattgttaggatttgatgcctcgagattcagtccatgttgagcccacagcgaggttcacggtgaaaaatggagtccaacgagaccaagatcacctgaatcggagctcggatggaggagatacgagcttttgaagtcatcacgagaatcgaggcgatggaggaccgccggcgagcggcagcggcacggccgcaggcggcggcaccCAGGCCCacagcccaggcgggcgcgcggcccagccgggcgcgcggcccaggcgcgtgcaggcccgcgcgcaagcgcgtcccaggccctgccgaccctgctggccccttgccccggtccaccgtggatcggacgGTCCACGACGGGGCctatggaccggagcgcgatcggtgggcccaggtgattttcggtgacgatccgacggttcaggaggctgatttggcttgtttaggactcttaaatctaatctaattaggtttaaactctgtttaaccctttaaaagggtcctGTGACGAACAGAGAAAAGGTGGTTCAGGTTTCTCACCGTACGAAGTCCGTACGAattcgagaagagagagagaggcgagagtgctgagagagaaggagcaggaggctcctggacagcggtcgccaggcacttcaggggttcagggggtcttcaagagagagagagcttttgtgaagggaacttcagatgagagagaactgggtgtacaagggttgagggtgaggtctcttcttgtaaaattttctttttcatagtgaagtttgcatgccccgtggaagcgagcccttttgtggctgatccatgtattttgattgttttttcttttgttttgtttcttctttcttcctgttgcatcgcgtggtactgaaaagatcttgggaggtggtgtcctggccagacatccacccaacaagaatCAAGAAGTAATAGAATGTGAGATGCGTATATGGGAAATGGCATTATATAAACTGGTTAATTCACATAACCATTACcaagttattattttttttttaaaaaaaatcttcaggGCAGCAAAGTTGATATCTTACTACTGCTAAATCTCATCATAAGAGGAGAGAAGCGAAAAGTTTTAATAGTTCATTATGTATAGACTCCCGAACACAATAGAAGATTAAATGATTGATTCGTGGTGGATTAAAATTCTCTAATTAAAGAATGTTGCTAAAAAAATCTCATTGTGCATATGATAGATATCTTCAATATAAATGTGTAACACCTGATGCAATAAAAGACAAATTTAGTAGTAGAAGTGATAGAAAGtagttaaacaaaaataaaaaagacttgTCTTCGTCAAGTGGCACCGGAGAGAGAAACGGAAAGAGTATCTTTGACCTTCTGGAGCACAAAATTGAAGCAAGCGAGGGAGCTTCAATCCTACGCGATAGCTCTAGAGTTTGCacagggaaagaaaagaagagagaaaagtcaTGGACAAGATCCAGAGTAATCTAGATCACTTATGTATCAGTCGGGCTAGAGGGTGGTAGGCGAGACCAAATCTGATCCACCTTTCCAACCCGCTATGAAGCAGCGAGAGCAGCCCAAGTCCAATCGATAGAGAAGCATCCAACCAGCCCAAGTGGAGCGTAGGAAGACCAATCCTGACTAT
The sequence above is a segment of the Elaeis guineensis isolate ETL-2024a chromosome 7, EG11, whole genome shotgun sequence genome. Coding sequences within it:
- the LOC105048611 gene encoding LOW QUALITY PROTEIN: pentatricopeptide repeat-containing protein At1g62260, mitochondrial (The sequence of the model RefSeq protein was modified relative to this genomic sequence to represent the inferred CDS: inserted 2 bases in 1 codon; substituted 1 base at 1 genomic stop codon), which produces MRRWMHFAARCAIATARSDNNPILLRRQNQALSKLIQSGRLHEAQQFFDALLHRNVITWNSMLGGYVRHRELALARRLFDEMPQRDVVSYNSMLSGYALSRDGGELKEGRRLFDQMPLKDTVSWNTMISGYARNGRMDEAMHLFDTMPEKNVISWNTMITGFLGVGDVRRATELFERMPVRDAASLNALVSGLIRNGRLEEAEEILIQSGTINKIEGAVDAYNTMIAGYGQRGKVEEARRLFDLIPYQPYQERKGGEEIKKTRRCLKCFVRNVVSWNSMIMCYVKAGDLCSARALFDEMPERDLFSWNTMITGYVQAQEMKEARSLFQELPDPDARSWNLMICGFTQKGEVEQAREVFDRMPQKSTVSWNTMIAGYEQNGDYEGAIELFSKMRVVGEKPDRHTVSSVLSACAGLATLHLGTQVHQLITKTIVADIPINNALITMYARCGKLMDAKAIFDGMEMQRDVVSWNAMIGGYAQHGLASEALELFEDMKRRKTRPTHITFTAVLNACGHAGLVDEGRGNLIPWXSXVRYWPRVEHYASLVDLIGRHGQLEDAVQVINNMTVPPDKAVWGALLGACRVHNNVELAQVAAKALVEIEPESSAPYVLLYNMHADEGRWDDAIKLREMMDKHRVLKQPGYSWIEMHDNVHIFVSGDRSHPLSNEIYSLLESSNRVIRDLQLD